The Magnolia sinica isolate HGM2019 chromosome 9, MsV1, whole genome shotgun sequence genome contains a region encoding:
- the LOC131254996 gene encoding uncharacterized protein At1g24485-like, translating into MKLNVDGSAKGNPGFSGGGGICRKEDGSFIFAFSAGYGYGTNNSAELRAIYDGLELCLLKGINRIMVESDSKLVIAILVDIYCIASLRIDCGSRSYIDSNGISWEYDNLFIYPGNNSQVLTNTTIASQQMSTLRFFPDRNKNCYILPVFAYQKYLLRAGFYYGNYDGQSKPPTFDLQFDGNLWATVTTSLDEPSFFEVIMIPTRQNVSICLARTVDGGVPFISSLESLYLGMNMYGWMLGNQVLFKEYRLNFGATEMVRYPDDEYDRFWDPAIPTGYKTVTADYPSLNQSVDDDPPLTVIKTAIEAPSPSDKIILSFPVPQQRSIYVTLYFTEVRKFGPDQNRTFEVYLTGKYFSPVLSPRYQMCEEISWNADGWFNQTVGWFNVTLSPLNDSNLPPIISAMELFTVKEYQLESTSQDDYLCELLPILPQKISVLLWKAIKSAIPVEDVIQTKGIHLASQCVYCDGIAAQGPASESVDHVFITSPRARMLWILFGTIFGLGSLGGSTVINKLSWWWSSPSPRG; encoded by the exons ATGAAACTAAATGTCGACGGGTCCGCTAAGGGAAATCCTGGTTTCTCAGGAGGAGGAGGAATTTGTAGAAAGGAAGATGGCTCATTCATCTTCGCTTTCTCTGCAGGTTATGGGTATGGTACTAATAATAGTGCAGAATTACGTGCAATCTATGATGGTTTAGAGTTATGTCTTCTTAAAGGGATCAACAGGATAATGGTAGAATCGGATTCAAAGCTGGTGATTGCCATTCTTGTAG ATATTTACTGCATTGCTTCTTTGCGGATCGACTGCGGATCTAGAAGCTACATTGACAGCAACGGCATAAGTTGGGAATATGACAATCTTTTTATCTACCCGGGCAACAACAGCCAAGTCCTCACAAATACGACGATAGCAAGCCAACAGATGAGTACGCTCCGGTTCTTCCCTGATCGGAACAAGAACTGCTACATCCTGCCTGTGTTTGCCTATCAGAAATATCTCCTTCGGGCCGGCTTTTACTATGGGAATTATGACGGCCAGTCGAAGCCACCCACCTTTGATCTACAGTTTGATGGAAACCTGTGGGCCACTGTCACTACTTCCCTTGATGAGCCCAGTTTCTTCGAAGTGATCATGATACCCACGAGGCAAAACGTCAGCATCTGTTTGGCCCGCACGGTCGATGGTGGGGTCCCCTTCATCTCTTCTTTGGAAAGTCTGTACCTTGGTATGAACATGTACGGCTGGATGCTGGGTAACCAGGTCTTATTCAAGGAATACAGGTTGAACTTTGGAGCAACAGAAATGGTCAG GTACCCAGATGATGAATACGACCGTTTCTGGGACCCAGCCATTCCGACTGGTTATAAAACTGTTACTGCAGATTATCCATCCCTTAATCAGTCCGTTGATGATGATCCACCTCTGACTGTGATCAAAACTGCGATAGAAGCCCCATCTCCATCGGATAAGATCATCCTATCGTTCCCAGTCCCGCAGCAACGGTCCATATATGTCACACTCTATTTCACAGAAGTTCGAAAGTTTGGGCCTGATCAGAATAGAACATTTGAGGTATACTTAACTGGTAAGTACTTCTCTCCAGTTCTCTCTCCCCGCTACCAGATGTGCGAAGAGATCAGCTGGAATGCAGATGGATGGTTCAATCAGACCGTCGGATGGTTCAATGTGACCCTTTCTCCCTTGAATGATTCAAATTTGCCTCCGATCATCAGCGCCATGGAGCTGTTCACTGTGAAAGAATATCAGCTAGAAAGCACATCCCAAGATGATT ATTTGTGCGAACTCCTCCCAATTCTCCCGCAGAAGATCTCGGTTCTGCTTTGGAAGGCCATCAAAAGTGCGATCCCAGTGGAGGATGTGATTCAGACCAAGGGGATCCATTTGGCTTCTCAATGCGTCTATTGTGACGGAATCGCTGCTCAGGGGCCTGCGTCGGAATCGGTTGATCATGTTTTCATCACTAGCCCAAGGGCGAGAATGCTGTGGATCCTGTTTGGGACCATCTTTGGTTTGGGCTCGTTGGGGGGTTCCACGGTGATTAATAAGTTGTCCTGGTGGTGGAGCAGCCCCTCTCCTCGGGGCTAG